The Nitrospira sp. genome contains a region encoding:
- a CDS encoding DUF4157 domain-containing protein: MAPRTEPSMLHDVLNSSGQQLDSATRAFFEPRFGSDLSHVRVHSDPLADQSAESIQARAYTLGNNIVFGFGEYNPDSDGGKRLLAHELAHVAQQGKGTDTAELR, translated from the coding sequence GCACGACGTGTTGAACTCGTCGGGTCAGCAGCTGGACTCCGCCACACGCGCCTTCTTCGAACCGCGTTTTGGCTCCGATCTTTCGCATGTGCGAGTCCATTCCGACCCGCTGGCAGACCAATCGGCTGAGTCGATACAGGCCCGCGCCTATACACTTGGGAACAACATTGTCTTCGGTTTTGGGGAATATAACCCGGATAGTGACGGCGGAAAACGTCTGCTGGCACACGAACTCGCCCACGTTGCACAACAGGGGAAGGGAACCGATACGGCTGAATTACGGTGA
- a CDS encoding SUMF1/EgtB/PvdO family nonheme iron enzyme, whose amino-acid sequence MSGWRTRAAWSLVQVSTVIMACVAPALADHESSKQPPLWTPLDAPERLALMEVPSGMVPVPAGEFLMGSDPHKDRAAGPQELPQRRIYVDAFRIDRYEVSNVEYLRFVLGMGMEWPKFWRDNPFPEKNALHPVINVSWQEADAYCRWAGKRLPTEAEWEKAARGVDGRIFPWGDEPAGWVKSNIAHAGSKRGFKYPPLANINRYDKGTSPYGAYQMAGNVSEWVSDWFDPEYYRHGSKVNPEGPRTGELKVFRGGSWNEDPEVARSAGRNAGPPYRKSYLTGFRCAKPGDGTDNHASAADQNDTVRKVMLRSE is encoded by the coding sequence ATGAGTGGGTGGAGAACGCGCGCTGCCTGGTCGCTTGTTCAGGTGAGCACGGTGATAATGGCCTGTGTCGCACCGGCTTTGGCGGATCACGAATCGTCGAAACAGCCCCCGCTCTGGACCCCACTCGATGCGCCCGAACGGCTGGCGCTGATGGAGGTCCCCTCCGGGATGGTTCCGGTGCCTGCCGGAGAGTTCCTCATGGGAAGCGATCCGCACAAGGATCGTGCCGCCGGTCCACAAGAGCTGCCGCAACGTCGGATTTACGTCGATGCCTTTCGAATCGACCGTTACGAAGTATCGAATGTTGAGTATCTGCGGTTCGTGCTTGGGATGGGAATGGAGTGGCCGAAATTTTGGCGGGATAATCCGTTTCCCGAAAAAAACGCCCTCCATCCGGTGATCAACGTCAGCTGGCAAGAGGCTGATGCCTACTGCAGATGGGCCGGAAAGCGTTTGCCGACAGAAGCCGAATGGGAAAAGGCGGCGCGCGGGGTGGACGGGCGGATCTTCCCGTGGGGCGACGAGCCGGCTGGTTGGGTCAAGAGCAATATCGCGCACGCTGGATCGAAGCGCGGATTCAAGTATCCCCCGCTGGCCAACATCAATCGCTATGACAAGGGCACCAGTCCTTACGGTGCCTACCAAATGGCGGGAAACGTCAGCGAGTGGGTGTCGGACTGGTTCGATCCCGAGTACTATCGGCATGGCAGCAAGGTGAATCCGGAGGGGCCAAGGACGGGGGAGCTGAAGGTCTTTCGCGGCGGTTCGTGGAATGAGGATCCGGAGGTCGCCCGGTCTGCCGGTCGCAATGCCGGACCACCTTATCGCAAGAGCTACTTGACAGGCTTTCGATGCGCGAAACCGGGAGACGGTACGGACAATCATGCGTCGGCTGCCGACCAGAACGATACCGTGCGCAAAGTTATGCTCCGCTCCGAATGA